From the genome of Chanos chanos chromosome 5, fChaCha1.1, whole genome shotgun sequence, one region includes:
- the rgs1 gene encoding regulator of G-protein signaling 21 has protein sequence MAIKFCCFSKDPLEDADAWSESIDKLLGCKTGQLAFQEFLRSEFSEENILFWLACEEYKKIKSTPEMIVAANRIYTEFVQVEAPRQINIDCGTRANITKNISEPSLNSFDTAQKLIYSLMARDCYPRFLKSEVYQSILQKAEKS, from the exons ATGGCAATAAA ATTTTGTTGCTTTTCTAAGGATCCTCTTGAGGATGCTGATGCTTGGAGCGAATCGATCGACAAGCTGTTGGGCTGTAAAA cAGGGCAGCTGGCGTTTCAGGAGTTCCTGAGGTCGGAGTTCAGTGAGGAGAACATCCTTTTTTGGCTGGCCTGTGAGGAGTACAAAAAGATCAAGAGCACTCCAGAGATGATTGTCGCCGCCAACAGAATCTACACAGAGTTTGTGCAGGTGGAGGCACCGAGACAG ATCAACATTGATTGTGGAACCAGAGCAAACATAACGAAGAACATCTCAGAGCCGAGTCTCAACTCCTTTGACACCGCACAGAAACTTATTTACAGTCTAATGGCCAGAGACTGCTACCCCAGGTTTCTGAAATCTGAGGTCTATCAGTCGATTTtacaaaaagcagagaaaagttGA